In one Rutidosis leptorrhynchoides isolate AG116_Rl617_1_P2 chromosome 8, CSIRO_AGI_Rlap_v1, whole genome shotgun sequence genomic region, the following are encoded:
- the LOC139861844 gene encoding ubiquitin domain-containing protein DSK2b-like: MGGDSAVTDGVNSSNSDTCEAVTVNVRCSNGTKFSVQAILDASVETFKSVLEQNCDIPAAQQRLIYKGRILKDDQTLKSYGLEAEDTVHLVRRFVPATSTPTDGAPASANATTPVAGQVGSVGTGVDTSPFSGLGLGGLGGMFGPGLPEFEQMQQQLTQNPNMMQEIMNLPLVQNVLNNPDVMLNMMMNNPQMRDIIDRNPELGHMLNDPAILRQSMEAARNPELMREMMRNTDRAMSNIESSPEGFNMLRRMYENVQEPFLNAATMGGSDVGNDLNSNPFAGFMGDGLGVPPQNQAANPTTTGAETTNDSPAPNTNPLPNPWAASSGAANATNTAATNPTGFGRSQPVGGLGGLGVPGIEGLFGGATPDLNSMSQFMMQNPDFIRQLTSPETMQQLMTLQQSLFSGLGQPQTTRDAGQPGGTAGGPGNMNLDMLMNMFGGLGTGGFTTSNNTNVPPEERYTTQLAQLQEMGFFDTFENIQALTATAGNVHAAVERLLGNLGQ, translated from the exons ATGGGCGGTGATAGTGCTGTGACTGACGGTGTTAATTCTAGCAACTCGGATACCTGTGAAGCCGTTACCGTTAACGTACGGTGTTCAAACGGCACCAAGTTCTCTGTTCAGGCTATCCTAGACGCCTCTGTTGAGACCTTTAAGTCTGTTCTGGAACAGAACTGTGATATTCCGGCAGCACAACAACGGTTAATTTATAAAGGACGTATTCTTAAAGACGATCAGACTCTTAAGAGCTacg GCTTGGAGGCCGAGGACACTGTTCACCTGGTTCGTCGTTTTGTGCCCGCTACATCTACCCCAACAGATGGTGCACCCGCCAGTGCAAATGCTACTACACCGGTTGCAGGTCAAGTCGGCTCGGTTGGAACCGGCGTTGACACGTCACCATTTTCTGGACTAGGGTTAGGTGGTTTGGGTGGCATGTTTGGACCCGGGCTTCCAGAATTTGAACAAATGCAGCAACAATTGACTCAAAATCCCAACATGATGCAAGAAATCATGAATCTACCCCTCGTTCAGAATGTATTAAACAACCCAGATGTAATGCTCAACATGATGATGAATAACCCACAAATGCGTGACATCATCGATCGAAACCCAGAACTTGGTCACATGCTAAATGATCCTGCGATCCTTCGTCAATCAATGGAGGCTGCAAGAAACCCTGAACTGATGCGTGAAATGATGCGTAACACAGATAGAGCAATGAGTAATATTGAATCGTCCCCTGAAGGTTTTAACATGCTTAGGCGAATGTATGAAAATGTACAGGAGCCGTTTTTGAATGCAGCTACTATGGGCGGTAGTGATGTAGGGAATGATTTGAACTCAAATCCATTTGCGGGTTTTATGGGTGATGGATTGGGGGTCCCACCCCAAAATCAGGCGGCTAACCCTACAACTACTGGTGCTGAGACAACTAATGATTCTCCTGCTCCTAATACTAATCCGCTTCCCAATCCTTGGGCTGCTAGTAGTG GTGCTGCTAATGCAACAAACACTGCTGCAACAAACCCTACTGGGTTTGGTAGGTCCCAGCCAGTTGGTGGTTTAGGTGGACTTGGTGTTCCAGGTATCGAGGGATTATTTGGTGGGGCTACGCCTGATCTCAATTCAATGAGCCAGTTTATGATGCAAAAtcccgattttattcgtcaattaACGTCCCCGGAGACCATGCAG CAATTGATGACACTACAACAATCTCTTTTCTCTGGACTCGGTCAACCACAAACCACAAG GGATGCGGGTCAACCTGGAGGAACAGCAG GGGGACCCGGTAACATGAACTTGGATATGCTTATGAACATGTTTGGTGGCCTAGGAACAGGTGGCTTTACAACATCTAACAATACAAACG TGCCACCAGAAGAACGTTACACGACCCAACTGGCGCAACTTCAAGAAATGGGGTTTTTTGATACTTTTGAGAATATTCAAGCACTGACCGCCACTGCAGGTAACGTTCATGCTGCAGTTGAGCGGCTATTGGGAAATCTTGGTCAGTGA
- the LOC139863022 gene encoding dirigent protein 1-like — MSLFMHFYTIVTIFLFVFIPLEATTHHHHHHHHGLKSLHFSLYQHETINKTGYIIVNGVAGPPVSQTTTPFGTLFAFQDPLTLKPNYTSKIVGTAEGTSITSGLDGLESISIAKITLNVKKHKGSISIVGGTHNTKPSNHPVVGGTDDFLFVQGYVTSSPVNLVGITVTYKIEFHLYWPPYASSIR; from the coding sequence ATGTCTCTCTTTATGCATTTCTACACAATTGTTACCATTTTTCTCTTTGTCTTCATTCCACTTGAAGCCACCactcaccaccatcaccaccaccatcatggACTCAAATCTCTCCATTTTTCACTCTACCAACATGAAACAATAAACAAAACTGGTTACATTATTGTAAACGGAGTAGCTGGCCCTCCTGTGAGCCAGACAACTACTCCGTTTGGGACCCTGTTTGCTTTTCAGGATCCCTTAACTCTTAAACCAAACTATACTTCCAAAATCGTTGGAACGGCAGAAGGAACCTCGATTACATCCGGATTAGATGGGCTTGAAAGCATATCTATTGCTAAAATCACTTTAAATGTTAAAAAACACAAAGGGTCAATATCGATTGTTGGTGGAACACATAACACTAAGCCTTCTAATCACCCTGTTGTGGGTGGGACCGATGATTTCTTGTTTGTTCAAGGTTATGTGACATCGTCTCCGGTTAATTTAGTTGGAATAACTGTTACGTACAAGATTGAGTTTCATCTATATTGGCCACCTTATGCGTCTTCTATACGTTAG